One window of the Penaeus vannamei isolate JL-2024 chromosome 31, ASM4276789v1, whole genome shotgun sequence genome contains the following:
- the LOC138867610 gene encoding uncharacterized protein: MEEEPYDEITNKLCTYYIKEEEEGLQQYILKTTVIKKDERNKVQVLSVGEPSDRPTKCILLLGESGAGKTTIVSAMVNYLFGVKYDNNFRLKVEDQLEDANRRETESQTDYITVYLLNHHDEMSFEFSLMIVDTPGLADTRGAQQQNNVKSHLEAFLTSDYGIDDLSCIGLVAKANTNRDFVFQKELLSDIISLLGNNVPNITHLFATFAVEKPMVDQIVRNAGVKFTNMFEFDNGVLFASPRKGCSTQKRDHVMISYRWENMIEQYQNFFDVLVHTPPVSVKILREKKFLDKSSASLKLQVEELGKLLTALEENRKMLIKYELQEARNKDWRHERRLKRKSRVKVEDGYHAHNCPECNQTCIFPCPSIKENNASMIGGVAGVLGGSAAGAAAAQATATAAARAAASSGYAVTIGSWVTRALGGAAVTASEVGAVGGLPGVIVGGMVGVTIGAVAGACCGKMLSDASCIQPGRGEVCGEKGCLHSLSVHVKEEERIMEYEDIEIDINEYSKELHDIAVSKKMDAMAKIVSGGQKILVCKKMVTHYMLKMLFHGNTVCELTEGLEVIDPIEILERLIAEVRLGKPDHIHHAIAILQVMKKAVKTLESCPTKEICDQCDVIMSLLDCVP; encoded by the coding sequence atggaagaagaaccATATGATGAAATTACCAATAAACTATGCACTTACtacataaaggaggaagaggaaggactcCAGCAATACATCCTCAAGACAACAGTTAtcaaaaaggatgaaagaaacaAAGTCCAAGTGTTATCTGTTGGAGAGCCTAGTGACAGACCCACCAAGTGTATACTCCTACTTGGGGAATCCGGTGCAGGAAAGACGACTATTGTTAGTGCGATGGTCAATTACTTGTTTGGTGTGAAGTATGACAATAACTTCAGGTTGAAAGTTGAAGATCAGCTAGAAGATGCTAACCGAAGGGAAACGGAAAGTCAGACAGACTATATCACTGTCTATTTGTTAAACCATCATGATGAAATGTCATTTGAATTTAGTCTTATGATTGTAGATACACCAGGTCTAGCAGATACTAGAGGTGCACAGCAACAAAATAATGTTAAGAGTCACCTGGAAGCATTTCTAACCAGTGATTATGGTATTGATGACCTTAGCTGCATTGGATTAGTTGCTAAAGCCAACACAAATAGAGATTTTGTATTCCAAAAAGAATTGCTGAGTGATATCATATCTTTACTTGGAAATAATGTACCAAACATTACACATTTATTTGCCACGTTTGCTGTAGAGAAACCCATGGTTGACCAAATTGTTCGAAATGCAGGGGTAAAATTCACTAATATGTTTGAGTTTGACAATGGGGTTCTCTTTGCTTCACCAAGAAAAGGTTGTAGCACTCAGAAAAGAGACCATGTAATGATTTCATACAGATGGGAAAACATGATAGAGCAGTACCAGAACTTTTTTGATGTTCTTGTTCATACACCTCCTGTTAGTGTTAAGATATTGCGTGAAAAGAAGTTCTTGGATAAGTCATCAGCTTCATTAAAGTTACAAGTAGAAGAGTTAGGGAAGTTACTTACTGCActagaggaaaataggaaaatgctTATCAAGTATGAATTACAAGAAGCAAGGAATAAAGACTGGCGTCATGAAAgaagattaaagagaaagagcagggtgAAGGTAGAGGATGGGTATCATGCCCATAATTGTCCTGAGTGTAACCAGACATGTATATTCCCCTGTCCATCTATAAAAGAAAACAATGCCAGCATGATTGGTGGAGTGGCAGGTGTTCTAGGTGGATCTGCTGCTGGTGCTGCAGCTGCACAAGCAACTGCTACAGCCGCAGCCAGAGCAGCTGCATCATCTGGATATGCTGTGACTATTGGAAGCTGGGTAACCAGAGCCCTTGGAGGTGCTGCTGTAACTGCTAGTGAGGTTGGTGCTGTGGGAGGCCTTCCTGGTGTGATTGTAGGGGGCATGGTGGGTGTGACTATAGGTGCAGTTGCTGGGGCATGTTGTGGAAAGATGTTATCTGATGCATCATGTATTCAGCCTGGGCGGGGAGAAGTTTGTGGAGAAAAAGGGTGTTTACACTCTCTGTCTGTACATGTAAAGGAAGAAGAACGCATTATGGAATATgaggatatagaaatagatattaatGAATATTCCAAAGAACTTCATGACATAGCTGTCTCAAAAAAGATGGATGCAATGGCTAAAATTGTAAGTGGTGGCCAGAAAATTTTAGTTTGTAAGAAAATGGTAACTCATTACATGCTGAAAATGTTATTTCATGGTAATACAGTATGTGAGTTGACTGAAGGTTTAGAAGTTATTGATCCCATAGAAATCTTGGAAAGACTAATTGCTGAAGTTAGGTTAGGAAAGCCTGATCACATTCATCATGCAATTGCTATCCTTCAGGTAATGAAAAAGGCTGTAAAGACACTAGAATCATGTCCAACCAAAGAAATTTGTGATCAGTGTGATGTGATAATGAGTTTACTTGACTGTGTACCCTAa
- the LOC138867611 gene encoding uncharacterized protein, with protein MSDPDRNPLKKQPSKTSLEQSLRMISPPQQAPITIYPGPSARMANLSKADLEIAQRLENLRKSDSENLPTEEEMASRLAQLKGLPSDHYARTSAAAAAYQPPDQRTEVEKAQDLLSQAMQEVSIDSRVPNPDDELEARLARLRGEEPRAAPPAGAVALPPAVHPFGRSDVPFDDDFDDMSMDEVEVLMQVAGREMQASADRAMGELQADPQLAQAVAQATRKKEKKGRQKKSKASGGGKGDSSDDERRSKSYDSDIDIEGGKAIDAITDQAEVQRIIDMYTKRAQLKKERKRRKKEAAAAAGAVGGAVGGDDSDSDISSGSDSDLTSESEKFSESDELSD; from the exons ATGAGTGACCCAGATCGAAATCCACTGAAGAAACAGCCATCAAAAACCTCTTTAGAGCAGAGCCTGCGTATGATATCGCCCCCACAGCAAGCGCCAATTACGATTTATCCAGGACCCTCAGCAAGAATGGCCAATCTTTCCAAG GCGGACCTGGAGATAGCCCAACGCTTGGAGAATCTTCGGAAATCAGATAGTGAAAATTTGCCAACAGAGGAAGAGATGGCTAGTCGCCTGGCCCAGCTAAAAGGCCTACCAAGTGATCACTATGCTAGAACCTCAGCTGCTGCTGCAGCTTACCAACCTCCTGATCAAAGGACAGAAGTAGAGAAGGCTCAGGATCTACTTTCACAG GCAATGCAAGAAGTATCCATAGACTCTCGTGTCCCCAATCCTGATGACGAATTGGAAGCGAGGCTTGCACGTCTGAGAGGAGAGGAACCACGAGCTGCCCCCCCAGCAGGAGCGGTGGCTTTACCCCCCGCTGTGCATCCCTTTGGGAGATCTGATGTCCCATTTGATGATGACTTTGATGACATGAGTATGGATGAG GTTGAAGTACTAATGCAAGTTGCTGGGAGAGAGATGCAAGCTTCAGCTGACAGAGCCATGGGTGAGCTACAAGCAGATCCCCAGCTGGCCCAGGCTGTTGCACAGGCCActcggaagaaagagaagaaaggccgCCAGAAGAAGTCCAAAGCATCAGGCGGGGGCAAGGGGGACTCCTCTGATGACGAGCGGAGGAGCAAGAGCTATGACAGTGATATAGacattgagggagggaaggctaTTGATGCCATCACAGACCAGGCTGAGGTCCAGAGAATTATTGACATGTACACCAAACGTGCTCagttgaagaaagagaggaagcggaggaagaaggaggctgCGGCTGCTGCAGGAGCCGTTGGAGGTGCCGTTGGGGGTGATGATTCTGACTCGGACATAAGCAGTGGTTCTGACTCTGATTTAACCTCTGAAAGTGAAAAATTTAGTGAGAGTGATGAACTCAGTGACTGA
- the LOC138867612 gene encoding ras-related protein Rab-18-like, translating to MADVDILTTLKILIIGESGVGKSSLLLRFTDDTFDPEQSATIGVDFKVKTISVDGNVTKLAIWDTAGQERFRTLTPSYYRGAQGVILVYDVTNRNSFTKLDMWLNELDTYSTKTEIVKMLVGNKIDKEKVEVSREEGLKFARRHAMLFIEASAKTKDGVQCAFEELVQKIIQTPGLWEMDQRSQGSFNVTHQNHNEDSYCGYCSVL from the exons ATGGCCGATGTGGATATTCTCACCACCCTCAAGATCCTCATCATAGGAGAAAGCGGCGTAGGGAAATCCAG ctTATTACTTCGGTTCACAGACGACACTTTTGACCCAGAGCAAAGTGCGACCATTGGTGTTGACTTTAAGGTTAAGACAATCAGTGTAGATGGAAATGTAACAAAATTAGCTATATGG GACACAGCAGGTCAAGAAAGGTTTAGAACTTTAACACCCAGCTACTATCGAGGAGCTCAGGGTGTTATCCTAGTGTATGATGTTACCAATAGGAACTCCTTTACCAAGTTAGATATGTGGCTCAACGAACTTGACACTTACTCAACCAAGACAGAAATTGTGAAGATGCTTGTGGGCAACAAGATTGACAAG GAGAAGGTTGAAGTTAGCAGAGAAGAAGGCCTCAAGTTTGCCCGACGTCATGCAATGCTCTTTATTGAAGCCTCCGCCAAAACAAAGGATGGTGTGCAGTGTGCCTTTGAAGAACTAGTTCAGAAG ATTATTCAGACACCAGGCCTGTGGGAGATGGACCAGAGATCTCAGGGTAGTTTCAACGTCACACATCAGAATCATAACGAAGACTCCTACTGCGGATATTGTTCAGTTCTTTAa